Proteins encoded within one genomic window of Streptomyces profundus:
- the gltB gene encoding glutamate synthase large subunit gives MYDPRNEHDACGVGFVATLTGEASHQLVDQALAVLRNLEHRGATGSDPDTGDGAGILIQIPDGFLRENVSFALPPAGRYAAGLAFLPAEAAAAEAAAARVAEIAAEEGLTVLGWREVPVAPDLLGASARETMPSFRQLFVADQREGREGRADIELDRIVFGLRKRAEREAGIYFPSLSSRTIVYKGMLTTGQLEPFFPDLSDRRLTSAIALVHSRFSTNTFPSWPLAHPYRFVAHNGEINTVQGNRNWMRARESQLASGLFGDPERLERVFPICTPEASDSATFDEVLELLHLGGRSLPHAVLMMVPEAWENHPSMDPKRRAFYEFHSTMMEPWDGPACVTFTDGKQVGAVLDRNGLRPGRYWVTDDGFVVLSSEVGVLDLEPARVVRKGRLQPGRMFLVDTVEHRIIEDDEIKERLAAEHPYEEWLADGQIELADLPQREHVVHTHASVARRQQTFGYTEEELRVLLTPMASAGAEPIGSMGTDTPIAALSERPRLIFDYFTQLFAQVTNPPLDAIREELVTSLLSALGPQGNLLEPTADSCRSVTLPFPVIDNDELAKLIHINADGDLPSFASTTLSGLYRVSGGGAALARRLDEVCAEADAAIAEGARVIVLSDRHSDAEHAPIPSLLLTSAVHHHLIRTKQRTQVGLLVEAGDVREVHHVALLIGYGAAAVNPYLAMESVEDLAIRGTFLPGVEPAVAIGNLIKALGKGVLKVMSKMGISTVASYRGAQVFEAVGLDTAFVERYFQGTATKIGGADLDVIAKEVAARHAKAYPASGVTSAHRTLEIGGEYQWRREGEPHLFDPEAVFRLQHSTREGRYDVFRQYTQRVNEQAERLMTLRGLFRLRDGERAPVPLDEVEPVSEIVKRFSTGAMSYGSISQEAHETLAIAMNRLGAKSNTGEGGEDSDRLLDPTRRSAIKQVASGRFGVTSEYLVHADDIQIKMAQGAKPGEGGQLPGHKVYPWVAKTRHSTPGVGLISPPPHHDIYSIEDLAQLIHDLKNANPAARIHVKLVSEVGVGTVAAGVSKAHADVVLISGHDGGTGASPLTSLKHAGGPWELGLAETQQTLLLNGLRDRIVVQTDGQLKTGRDVLIAALLGAEEYGFATAPLVVSGCVLMRVCHLDTCPVGIATQNPALRERFAGKPEFVVNFFEFIAEEVRELLAELGFRSLDEAVGRAELLDVSRAVDHWKAQGLDLAPLLHVPELPDGAVRRRVVDQDHGLAKALDNELIKLSADALAAERAEDAQPVRAQVPVRNINRTVGTMLGNAVTKRFGGAGLSDDTIDITFTGSAGQSFGAFVPRGVTLRLEGDANDYVGKGLSGGRLVVRPDRGAEHLPEFSTIAGNTIAYGATGGEIFLRGRVGERFCVRNSGATVVAEGVGDHGCEYMTGGRAVVLGDTGRNFAAGMSGGVAYVVDLDPDLVNTGMVAVEPLEESDQSWLRGVLRRHAEETGSTVADRLLKDWDSAVVRFSKIMPTTYKAVLAAKEAAERAGLSESETHEKMMEAATHG, from the coding sequence ATGTACGACCCGCGCAACGAGCACGACGCCTGCGGTGTCGGCTTTGTCGCCACTCTCACCGGCGAAGCCAGCCATCAGCTCGTTGACCAGGCGCTCGCCGTTCTGCGCAACCTTGAGCACCGTGGGGCCACCGGCTCTGACCCGGACACCGGCGACGGTGCGGGCATCCTGATCCAGATCCCCGACGGGTTCCTCCGTGAGAACGTCTCCTTCGCGCTGCCGCCCGCCGGCCGGTACGCCGCCGGCCTGGCCTTTCTCCCCGCCGAGGCGGCGGCGGCCGAGGCCGCGGCCGCCCGGGTGGCCGAGATCGCGGCCGAGGAGGGGCTGACCGTCCTGGGCTGGCGTGAGGTGCCCGTCGCCCCCGATCTGCTGGGCGCCTCGGCCCGGGAGACCATGCCGTCCTTCCGGCAGCTCTTCGTCGCCGACCAGCGCGAAGGCCGCGAGGGTCGTGCCGACATCGAGCTGGACCGGATCGTCTTCGGCCTGCGCAAGCGCGCCGAGCGCGAGGCCGGGATCTACTTCCCCTCGCTCTCCTCGCGCACCATCGTCTACAAGGGGATGCTCACCACCGGGCAGCTGGAGCCCTTCTTCCCCGACCTCTCCGACCGCCGGCTGACCAGCGCCATCGCGCTGGTGCACTCGCGGTTCTCCACCAACACCTTCCCCAGCTGGCCGCTGGCGCACCCGTACCGCTTCGTCGCGCACAACGGCGAGATCAACACCGTCCAGGGCAACCGCAACTGGATGAGGGCCAGGGAGTCGCAGCTGGCCAGCGGCCTCTTCGGGGACCCGGAGCGGCTGGAGCGGGTGTTCCCGATCTGCACCCCGGAGGCGTCCGACTCGGCGACCTTCGACGAGGTGCTCGAACTCCTCCACCTCGGCGGCCGTTCGCTGCCGCACGCGGTGCTGATGATGGTCCCCGAGGCGTGGGAGAACCACCCGTCGATGGACCCGAAACGCCGCGCGTTCTACGAGTTCCACTCCACGATGATGGAGCCCTGGGACGGGCCCGCCTGTGTCACCTTCACCGACGGCAAGCAGGTCGGCGCCGTGCTGGACCGCAACGGTCTGCGTCCGGGCCGGTACTGGGTGACCGACGACGGCTTCGTGGTGCTCTCCTCCGAGGTCGGCGTGCTGGATCTTGAGCCGGCGAGGGTGGTCCGCAAGGGGCGTCTCCAACCGGGCCGGATGTTCCTGGTGGACACCGTCGAGCACCGGATCATCGAGGACGACGAGATCAAGGAGCGGCTGGCCGCCGAGCACCCCTACGAGGAGTGGCTGGCGGACGGTCAGATCGAGCTGGCCGACCTCCCGCAGCGCGAGCACGTGGTGCACACCCATGCCTCCGTCGCCCGTCGGCAGCAGACCTTCGGCTACACCGAGGAGGAGCTTCGGGTCCTGCTCACGCCGATGGCCAGTGCGGGCGCCGAGCCGATCGGCTCGATGGGCACCGACACCCCGATCGCCGCGCTCTCCGAGCGCCCCCGACTGATCTTCGACTACTTCACCCAGCTGTTCGCGCAGGTCACCAACCCGCCGCTGGACGCCATCAGGGAGGAGCTGGTCACCTCGCTGCTGTCCGCGCTGGGGCCGCAGGGCAACCTGCTGGAGCCGACCGCCGACTCCTGTCGCAGCGTGACGCTGCCCTTCCCGGTGATCGACAACGACGAGCTGGCCAAGCTCATCCACATCAACGCCGACGGCGACCTGCCGAGCTTCGCCTCCACCACGCTCTCCGGGCTCTACCGGGTCTCGGGCGGCGGCGCGGCGCTGGCGCGGCGTCTCGACGAGGTCTGCGCCGAGGCGGACGCGGCCATCGCCGAGGGCGCGCGGGTGATCGTGCTCTCCGACCGGCACTCGGACGCCGAGCACGCCCCGATCCCCTCGCTGCTGCTCACCTCGGCCGTGCACCACCATCTGATCCGCACCAAGCAGCGCACCCAGGTGGGGCTGCTGGTGGAGGCCGGCGACGTCCGCGAGGTGCACCATGTCGCGCTGCTGATCGGCTACGGCGCCGCGGCCGTGAACCCCTATCTGGCCATGGAGTCCGTGGAGGACCTGGCCATCCGGGGCACCTTCCTGCCCGGGGTCGAGCCGGCCGTCGCCATCGGCAACCTGATCAAGGCGCTCGGCAAGGGAGTGCTCAAGGTGATGTCCAAGATGGGCATCTCCACCGTGGCGTCCTACCGTGGCGCCCAGGTCTTCGAGGCGGTCGGTCTGGACACCGCCTTCGTCGAGCGCTACTTCCAGGGCACCGCCACCAAGATCGGCGGCGCCGACCTCGACGTGATCGCCAAGGAGGTCGCCGCCCGGCACGCCAAGGCGTATCCGGCCTCCGGCGTGACATCGGCGCACCGCACGCTGGAGATCGGCGGCGAGTACCAGTGGCGCCGCGAGGGCGAGCCGCACCTCTTCGACCCGGAGGCGGTGTTCCGGCTCCAGCACTCCACCCGCGAGGGCCGCTACGACGTCTTCCGCCAGTACACCCAGCGGGTGAACGAGCAGGCGGAGCGGCTGATGACGCTGCGCGGCCTGTTCCGGCTGCGGGACGGCGAGCGCGCGCCCGTGCCGCTGGACGAGGTCGAGCCGGTGAGCGAGATCGTCAAGCGGTTCTCCACCGGCGCGATGAGCTACGGCTCCATCTCCCAGGAGGCGCACGAGACCCTGGCGATCGCCATGAACCGGCTGGGCGCCAAGTCCAACACCGGTGAGGGCGGCGAGGACTCCGACCGGCTGCTCGACCCCACCAGGCGCAGCGCCATCAAGCAGGTGGCGTCCGGACGGTTCGGCGTGACCAGCGAGTACCTGGTGCACGCGGACGACATCCAGATCAAGATGGCGCAGGGCGCCAAGCCGGGCGAGGGCGGGCAGCTGCCCGGGCACAAGGTCTATCCCTGGGTGGCCAAAACCCGGCACTCGACGCCCGGCGTGGGCCTGATCTCCCCGCCGCCGCACCACGACATCTACTCCATCGAGGATCTGGCGCAGCTGATCCACGACCTGAAGAACGCCAACCCGGCGGCCCGTATCCATGTGAAGCTGGTCTCCGAGGTCGGCGTCGGCACCGTCGCCGCCGGCGTCTCCAAGGCGCACGCGGACGTGGTGCTGATCTCGGGCCACGACGGCGGCACCGGCGCCTCCCCGCTGACCTCGCTCAAGCACGCGGGCGGCCCCTGGGAGCTCGGCCTGGCCGAGACCCAGCAGACGTTGCTGCTCAACGGGCTGCGGGACCGGATCGTGGTGCAGACCGACGGCCAGCTGAAGACCGGCCGCGACGTGCTGATCGCGGCGCTGCTGGGCGCCGAGGAGTACGGTTTCGCCACCGCGCCGCTGGTGGTCTCCGGCTGTGTGCTGATGCGGGTATGTCACCTGGACACCTGCCCCGTCGGCATCGCCACCCAGAACCCGGCGCTGCGCGAACGCTTCGCCGGCAAGCCGGAGTTCGTGGTGAACTTCTTCGAGTTCATCGCCGAGGAGGTCCGCGAGCTGCTGGCCGAGCTCGGCTTCCGCAGCCTGGACGAGGCGGTCGGGCGCGCGGAGCTGCTCGACGTGTCCCGGGCCGTCGACCACTGGAAGGCGCAGGGGCTTGACCTGGCCCCGCTGCTCCACGTTCCGGAGCTGCCCGACGGCGCGGTCAGGCGGCGGGTCGTCGACCAGGACCACGGGCTGGCCAAGGCGCTGGACAACGAGCTGATCAAGCTGTCGGCCGACGCGCTCGCCGCCGAGCGGGCCGAGGACGCCCAGCCGGTGCGGGCCCAGGTGCCGGTGCGCAACATCAACCGCACCGTCGGCACCATGTTGGGCAACGCCGTCACCAAGCGGTTCGGCGGCGCCGGTCTCTCGGACGACACCATCGACATCACCTTCACCGGCTCCGCCGGCCAGTCCTTCGGCGCCTTCGTGCCGCGCGGAGTGACGCTGCGGCTGGAGGGCGACGCCAACGACTACGTCGGCAAGGGCCTCTCCGGGGGCCGCCTTGTGGTGCGCCCGGACCGGGGGGCCGAGCATCTGCCGGAGTTCTCCACCATCGCGGGCAACACCATCGCCTATGGCGCGACCGGCGGGGAGATCTTCCTGCGCGGCCGGGTCGGCGAGCGGTTCTGCGTGCGGAACTCGGGCGCCACCGTGGTCGCCGAGGGCGTGGGCGACCACGGCTGCGAGTACATGACCGGCGGCCGGGCCGTGGTGCTGGGCGACACCGGGCGGAACTTCGCGGCCGGCATGTCGGGTGGCGTGGCCTATGTGGTCGATCTCGATCCCGACCTGGTCAACACCGGAATGGTCGCGGTCGAACCGCTGGAGGAATCCGATCAGAGCTGGCTACGCGGGGTGCTGCGCCGCCATGCCGAGGAGACCGGCTCCACCGTCGCCGACCGGCTGCTCAAGGACTGGGACAGCGCCGTCGTCCGGTTCAGCAAGATCATGCCCACCACCTACAAGGCCGTGCTCGCCGCCAAGGAGGCCGCCGAGCGGGCCGGACTCAGCGAGTCCGAGACCCACGAGAAGATGATGGAGGCGGCGACCCATGGCTGA
- a CDS encoding glutamate synthase subunit beta: MADPKGFLTTEREGATSRPVAERVRDWNEVYVPGSLLPVISKQAGRCMDCGVPFCHSGCPLGNLIPEWNDYAYRGDWAAASERLHATNNFPEFTGRLCPAPCESACVLGINRPAVTIKNVEVTIIDKAWEAGDVTPQPPQRLSGKTVAVIGSGPAGLAAAQQLTRAGHTVAVFERSDRVGGLLRYGIPEFKMEKRHLNRRIEQMRAEGTKFRTEVEIGRDLDATKLRRRYDAVVIAAGATTARDLPVPGRELNGVHQAMEYLPLANKVQEGDLTRAPITAEGKHVVVIGGGDTGADCVGTAHRQGAASVTQLEIMPRPSEERAGHQPWPTFPMLYKVTSAHEEGGERVYSVSTTHFEGDEAGDVQWLHLIEVEFVDGKLTQKAGTERRIPAQLVTLAMGFTGTDQENGLVRQFGLELDARGNVARDASYATNVDGVFVAGDAGRGQSLIVWAIAEGRAAARGVDRFLTGESALPYPVRPTDRSLAV, encoded by the coding sequence ATGGCTGATCCGAAGGGCTTTCTCACCACCGAGCGCGAGGGCGCCACGAGCCGCCCCGTCGCCGAGCGGGTCAGGGACTGGAACGAGGTCTACGTTCCCGGTTCGCTGCTGCCGGTGATCAGCAAGCAGGCCGGCCGCTGTATGGACTGCGGTGTGCCGTTCTGTCACAGCGGCTGTCCGCTGGGCAATCTGATCCCCGAGTGGAACGACTACGCGTACCGGGGCGACTGGGCCGCCGCCAGCGAGCGGCTGCACGCCACCAACAACTTCCCCGAGTTCACCGGGCGGCTGTGCCCCGCGCCCTGCGAGTCCGCCTGCGTCCTCGGCATCAACCGGCCGGCGGTCACCATCAAGAACGTCGAGGTGACCATCATCGACAAGGCGTGGGAGGCCGGCGACGTCACGCCGCAGCCGCCGCAGCGGCTCTCCGGCAAGACGGTCGCCGTCATCGGCTCGGGCCCGGCGGGCCTCGCCGCCGCCCAGCAGCTGACCAGGGCGGGGCACACCGTCGCCGTCTTCGAGCGCTCGGACCGCGTCGGCGGGCTGCTGCGCTACGGCATCCCCGAGTTCAAGATGGAGAAGCGGCACCTCAACCGCCGCATCGAGCAGATGCGCGCCGAGGGCACCAAGTTCCGCACCGAGGTGGAGATCGGCCGGGACCTGGACGCCACCAAACTGCGCCGCCGCTACGACGCCGTGGTGATCGCCGCCGGCGCCACCACCGCACGCGATCTGCCCGTGCCCGGGCGGGAGCTGAACGGCGTGCACCAGGCCATGGAGTATCTGCCGCTGGCCAACAAGGTGCAGGAGGGCGATCTCACCCGCGCCCCGATCACCGCCGAGGGCAAGCATGTGGTGGTCATCGGCGGCGGCGACACCGGCGCCGACTGCGTGGGCACCGCGCACCGGCAGGGCGCCGCCTCGGTCACCCAGCTGGAGATCATGCCGCGCCCCTCCGAGGAGCGCGCCGGCCACCAGCCGTGGCCCACGTTCCCCATGCTCTACAAGGTGACCTCGGCGCACGAGGAGGGCGGCGAGCGGGTCTACTCGGTCTCCACCACCCACTTCGAGGGCGACGAGGCCGGCGACGTCCAGTGGCTGCACCTGATCGAGGTGGAGTTCGTCGACGGCAAGCTCACCCAGAAGGCCGGCACCGAACGGCGTATCCCCGCGCAACTGGTCACCCTGGCCATGGGGTTCACCGGCACCGACCAGGAGAACGGCCTGGTGCGGCAGTTCGGCCTCGAACTGGACGCGCGCGGCAACGTCGCCAGGGACGCCAGCTACGCCACCAACGTCGACGGCGTCTTCGTCGCGGGTGACGCGGGGCGCGGGCAGTCGCTGATCGTCTGGGCCATCGCCGAGGGGCGCGCCGCCGCCCGTGGCGTGGACCGTTTCCTCACCGGGGAGAGCGCGCTGCCCTACCCGGTGCGGCCGACCGACCGCTCGTTGGCGGTCTGA
- a CDS encoding VIT1/CCC1 transporter family protein, translating into MSGAEAHHRHRDVQGGWLRPAVFGAMDGLVSNLGLISGVAGSSAASQTVVVAGMAGMAAGAFSMAAGEYTSVAAQRELVLAELAVERRELTTHPEAELAELAAVFENRGVDPELAREVAGQLSRDPEQALEIHAREELGVGPADLPSPAVAAGSSFVSFAVGAVLPVAPYLLGAQELWPAVLVSLVGLFLCGALVARITARPWWFSGTRQLALGAAAAGLTYLLGSAFGTAVG; encoded by the coding sequence ATGTCAGGGGCCGAGGCGCACCACCGCCATCGCGATGTCCAGGGCGGCTGGCTGCGCCCCGCGGTCTTCGGGGCCATGGACGGTCTGGTCTCCAACCTCGGCCTGATCAGCGGCGTCGCGGGAAGTTCCGCCGCCAGCCAGACGGTGGTGGTCGCCGGGATGGCGGGGATGGCGGCCGGCGCCTTCTCGATGGCGGCCGGTGAGTACACCTCGGTCGCGGCCCAGCGCGAGCTGGTGCTGGCCGAGCTGGCGGTGGAGCGTCGGGAGCTGACCACCCATCCGGAGGCGGAACTCGCCGAGCTGGCGGCCGTCTTCGAGAACCGGGGCGTGGATCCGGAGCTGGCCCGTGAGGTGGCCGGGCAGCTCTCGCGCGATCCCGAGCAGGCCCTGGAGATCCACGCGCGGGAGGAGCTGGGCGTCGGCCCGGCCGACCTCCCCTCGCCCGCGGTGGCGGCTGGCTCCTCGTTCGTCTCCTTCGCGGTGGGCGCGGTGCTGCCGGTGGCGCCCTATCTGCTGGGGGCCCAGGAGCTCTGGCCAGCGGTGCTGGTCTCCCTGGTGGGGCTCTTCCTCTGCGGCGCGCTGGTGGCGCGGATCACCGCCCGCCCCTGGTGGTTCAGCGGTACCCGGCAGCTGGCGCTCGGCGCCGCGGCGGCCGGTCTCACCTATCTTCTCGGCTCGGCCTTTGGCACGGCCGTGGGCTGA